In Phyllostomus discolor isolate MPI-MPIP mPhyDis1 chromosome 3, mPhyDis1.pri.v3, whole genome shotgun sequence, a single genomic region encodes these proteins:
- the S1PR3 gene encoding sphingosine 1-phosphate receptor 3, which translates to MFPRRPLVDLELTVCEFQVMARVLVPSLRTFLWNETLHEHYNYVGKLANRLKDTPEGSTLTTVLFLVICSLIVLENLMVLIAIWKNNKFHNRMYFFIGNLALCDLLAGIAYKVNILMSGKKTLSLSPTVWFLREGSMFVALGASTCSLLAIAIERHLTMIKMRPYDANKKHRVFLLIGMCWLIAFSLGALPILGWNCLNNLPDCSTILPLYSKGYIAFCISIFTAILVAIVILYTRIYCLVKSSSRRVASPNNSERSMALLRTVVIVVSVFIACWSPLFILFLIDVACKVRECAVLFKDKWFIVLAVLNSAMNPVIYTLASKEMRRAFFRLVCNCLVRAQGTGSSPIQLALDPSKSKSSGSNNSSPFPKSKKDIPQTVTSPCITDRNKTLQNGILCK; encoded by the coding sequence ATGTTCCCAAGGCGCCCTCTGGTGGATTTGGAGTTGACAGTCTGTGAATTCCAAGTGATGGCCAGGGTCCTAGTACCTAGCCTCAGAACCTTCCTTTGGAATGAGACTCTGCATGAACATTACAACTACGTGGGCAAGCTGGCCAACCGGCTGAAGGATACCCCCGAGGGCAGCACCCTCACCACTGTGCTGTTCCTGGTCATCTGCAGCTTAATCGTCTTGGAGAACCTGATGGTTCTGATTGCCATctggaaaaacaataaatttcaCAACCGCATGTATTTTTTCATCGGCAACTTGGCTCTCTGTGACCTATTGGCTGGTATCGCCTACAAGGTTAATATTCTGATGTCAGGGAAGAAGACACTGAGTCTCTCTCCCACAGTCTGGTTCCTGAGGGAAGGCAGCATGTTCGTGGCCCTTGGGGCATCCACTTGTAGCTTACTGGCCATTGCCATCGAGCGGCACTTGACCATGATCAAAATGAGGCCATATGATGCCAACAAGAAGCATCGAGTCTTCCTTCTGATTGGGATGTGCTGGCTCATTGCATTCTCACTGGGCGCCTTACCCATTCTGGGCTGGAACTGCCTGAACAACCTCCCCGACTGCTCCACCATCCTGCCCCTCTATTCCAAGGGCTACATTGCCTTCTGCATTAGCATCTTTACCGCCATCCTGGTGGCCATTGTGATCCTATACACACGCATCTACTGCCTGGTGAAGTCCAGTAGCCGCAGGGTGGCCAGCCCCAACAACTCAGAGCGGTCCATGGCCCTTCTAAGAACCGTGGTGATTGTGGTAAGCGTGTTCATTGCCTGCTGGTCCCCACTTTTCATCCTCTTCCTCATTGATGTGGCCTGCAAAGTGAGGGAGTGTGCTGTCCTGTTCAAGGACAAGTGGTTTATTGTGCTGGCAGTGCTCAACTCTGCCATGAACCCTGTCATCTACACGCTAGCCAGCAAGGAGATGCGGCGTGCTTTTTTCCGACTGGTCTGCAACTGCCTGGTCAGGGCCCAAGGCACTGGTTCCTCACCTATCCAGCTTGCTCTGGATCCAAGCAAAAGCAAATCCAGTGGCAGCAATAACAGTAGCCCCTTCCCCAAGAGCAAGAAAGACATTCCTCAAACAGTCACTTCCCCCTGCATAACTGACAGAAACAAAACCCTGCAGAACGGGATCCTCTGCAAGTGA